A single Nicotiana tabacum cultivar K326 chromosome 5, ASM71507v2, whole genome shotgun sequence DNA region contains:
- the LOC107823331 gene encoding B3 domain-containing protein REM14-like: MTSMKKVPPKKSHFFKPILPGFKNGLKIPVGFLKYLKGHDNVHAILRRGGKKWVMKVNGRRMEDGWTEFAEEHDLQLGDMLVFRHEGNMEFNVSIFGSSCCEREYAAYMQEDEDEEEETPKKFDLEEKPKANIKASDKAFPNVEAAEKDKHLTHSHFICTIRPYCLSKHFVAVPRQFALKNRLNNRKCMIIIRNERRSWTFSLYTSSNNTYFGRGWREFCIEKCLKEGDRVMFEIISNGETPVFVFQDLRGSPSLHPEVKKNYLDAKRIKTMDATSPKVQVPASTSADANPHFISTIKPYTIKHHVLYLPLAFVKSNGLMNRHCEMILVNEKRRSWSVQLGQMGHHFGIKRGWREFVRANGVQVGDIYKFELINNGTIPITHFHCEYIYVYILVRMPRITPSEAIDKIQKLLVMGKETGTEASEYNKILSPLTGFSKRRLRLAGTVVVNGEGQKLVSQKTQAAAPLVAPVVDQQNGRNDNGNFSQSDNYLTHLVELDSRLPKNDSGMNKVLSECGVSSSNVSTMVQPQLNAHVDENPQKSMANKDPVALA; encoded by the exons ATGACATCCATGAAAAAAGTTCCTCCAAAGAAATCTCATTTTTTCAAACCAATTCTGCCTGGTTTCAAGAATGGCCTT AAAATTCCTGTAGGTTTCTTAAAGTATCTGAAGGGACATGATAATGTACATGCAATACTGAGAAGGGGTGGTAAGAAGTGGGTGATGAAGGTGAACGGCCGTCGAATGGAAGATGGTTGGACAGAGTTTGCAGAAGAGCATGATTTGCAATTGGGAGATATGTTGGTATTTAGACATGAAGGTAATATGGAGTTTAATGTTTCCATATTTGGTTCAAGTTGTTGTGAGAGAGAATACGCGGCGTATATGCAAGAAGACGAGGATGAAGAGGAGGAGACTCCCAAGAAATTTGATTTGGAAG AAAAACCAAAGGCCAACATCAAGGCATCAGACAAGGCTTTCCCCAATGTAGAAGCTGCTGAAAAGGACAAGCATCTCACTCACTCTCACTTCATTTGTACAATCAGACCTTATTGCCTTTCAAAACATTTTGTG GCTGTTCCAAGACAATTCGCGCTGAAAAACAGACTCAACAACAGGAAATGTATGATAATTATAAGGAACGAGCGAAGGTCATGGACATTTAGTCTGTATACAAGCAGCAACAACACCTATTTTGGGCGTGGATGGCGTGAATTCTGCATTGAGAAGTGCTTAAAGGAAGGAGATCGCGTAATGTTTGAGATAATTTCCAATGGTGAAACACCTGTATTTGTATTTCAAG ATTTGAGAGGAAGTCCATCCCTCCATCCTGAAGTAAAGAAGAACTATTTGGATGCTAAAAGAATTAAGACCATGGACGCGACTTCTCCAAAAGTACAAGTACCTGCTTCAACATCTGCTGATGctaaccctcattttatatctACTATTAAACCTTACACCATCAAACATCATGTTTTG TATCTTCCATTGGCTTTTGTGAAATCAAATGGCTTGATGAATAGACACTGTGAGATGATTCTTGTCAATGAAAAACGGAGATCATGGTCAGTGCAGCTAGGGCAAATGGGACATCACTTTGGAATTAAAAGGGGATGGCGAGAGTTCGTACGAGCAAATGGTGTTCAAGTAGGAGATATTTAtaagtttgaactcatcaacaatgGCACAATACCTATAACGCATTTCCATTGTGAGTATATATAT GTATATATTCTGGTAAGGATGCCAAGAATCACACCCTCAGAAGCCATTGACAAGATACAGAAGCTGTTGGTGATGGGCAAGGAAACAGGCACTGAAGCAAGTGAATACAAT AAAATTCTCTCCCCACTGACTGGTTTCTCCAAGCGGCGGTTACGTTTGGCAGGAACGGTGGTTGTCAATGGCGAAGGGCAAAAG TTAGTCTCTCAGAAAACACAGGCGGCTGCACCATTGGTAGCTCCAGTGGTGGATCAACAAAATGGAAGGAACGACAATGGTAATTTCTCTCAATCTGATAATTATCTGACACATCTAGTAGAATTGGACAGTAGATTGCCTAAGAATGATAGTGGAATGAACAAAGTATTGAGTGAATGTGGGGTTTCATCTTCGAATGTATCGACTATGGTGCAACCACAACTAAATGCACATGTAGATGAAAATCCGCAGAAATCGATGGCTAACAAAGATCCAGTAGCTCTGGCGTAG